The region GACTTCTTCTAATTGAGAGTTTTTTGAGTAACTTAGAATAAGTTTGATTTTAGAATTTACAGTATTCTTATGATCTTTAATTAATAATCTAACAGCGTCAAGATTATCATGATCCATAACCAAGATATGATCAAATTCATATAAATCATTTTCTTCGATTTTTCTCGATCTACTGGTCAGTTCTATACCTCTTGATAATGCTGTTTCACGCATGCGTGGATCTGCAAGATTCCCAACATGCCAACCACCAGTTCCTGCAGAATCGACCACAAAAAGTTTTTCTAGATCTCTCTCTTTAATTTTTTGCTTAAAGACGGCTTCAGCTGCAGGAGAACGGCAAATGTTGCCTAAACAAA is a window of Prochlorococcus marinus str. MIT 0917 DNA encoding:
- a CDS encoding low molecular weight protein-tyrosine-phosphatase, which translates into the protein MVKKILFVCLGNICRSPAAEAVFKQKIKERDLEKLFVVDSAGTGGWHVGNLADPRMRETALSRGIELTSRSRKIEENDLYEFDHILVMDHDNLDAVRLLIKDHKNTVNSKIKLILSYSKNSQLEEVPDPYYGGQNGFDKVIDLLDDAMDGFIDSLMD